The Sphingobacteriales bacterium genome has a segment encoding these proteins:
- a CDS encoding 30S ribosomal protein THX: MGKGDKRTKKGKIFKGSYGNARPKKNKTEAPKA, translated from the coding sequence ATGGGAAAAGGCGATAAAAGAACCAAAAAAGGAAAAATATTTAAGGGCAGCTATGGCAATGCTCGCCCTAAAAAGAACAAAACCGAAGCACCGAAAGCATAA
- the bshC gene encoding bacillithiol biosynthesis BshC, protein MMLRHSYLWIDVGSRRKMDKLQLSSKDLFNETESLLNEYVRRHSSKDISLEGEKTQLQQLFETLVQKAGDIDKSLLGAVEGEKTKMLNGLDNLAAKFLRAEKRRHDESSQQIRQLKEKLFPNQSLQERTDSLIQYYAQYGATFIENCYQLTKAHNEAFVVVAMQ, encoded by the coding sequence TTGATGCTGCGCCATTCTTATTTGTGGATAGATGTCGGCAGCCGCCGCAAAATGGATAAATTGCAACTCAGCAGCAAAGATTTATTCAACGAAACCGAAAGTTTGCTCAATGAGTATGTGCGCCGCCACAGCAGCAAGGATATATCTTTGGAAGGCGAAAAAACACAACTGCAACAATTATTTGAAACCTTAGTCCAAAAGGCGGGCGATATTGACAAATCTTTGCTTGGAGCGGTGGAAGGCGAAAAAACAAAAATGCTCAACGGGTTGGATAATTTGGCGGCAAAGTTTCTGCGTGCCGAAAAACGCCGCCACGACGAGAGCAGCCAGCAAATACGACAACTGAAAGAGAAACTGTTTCCGAACCAAAGTCTGCAAGAGCGCACCGACAGCCTAATACAATATTATGCACAATACGGAGCAACTTTTATAGAAAACTGCTATCAGCTTACGAAAGCACATAATGAGGCTTTTGTAGTGGTGGCGATGCAATAA
- the bshC gene encoding bacillithiol biosynthesis BshC: MHFIDENLSYSELPYFSPLIRAFLAKSESTQDFHRPQPDLLLQTQELAALRSAFAPPPRQVLADMLLQQYEALPDNDLAVAQIQHLRSENTFTVCTGHQCCLAGGPLYILYKALHIIKVADFIKEQFPDLNIVPVFWLNSEDHDFAEINHFFVFGKKIEWTSPPLQGAAAALCPLLVWLRS; encoded by the coding sequence ATGCATTTTATTGACGAAAACCTATCTTATTCCGAACTTCCTTATTTTTCGCCTTTGATAAGGGCATTTTTAGCAAAATCCGAATCTACACAGGATTTTCATCGCCCGCAACCCGACCTGCTTTTACAAACACAAGAACTTGCAGCTTTGCGCTCGGCTTTTGCGCCGCCGCCCCGACAAGTGCTCGCCGATATGCTCCTGCAACAATATGAGGCTTTGCCCGATAATGACCTCGCTGTGGCACAAATACAACATTTGCGCAGCGAAAACACTTTTACCGTATGCACCGGACACCAATGTTGTTTGGCAGGAGGACCTTTGTATATATTGTACAAAGCCCTGCACATTATCAAAGTTGCCGATTTTATAAAAGAGCAATTCCCTGATTTGAATATAGTACCCGTTTTTTGGCTCAACAGCGAAGACCACGATTTTGCCGAAATCAATCATTTTTTTGTGTTCGGAAAAAAAATAGAATGGACTTCGCCGCCCCTGCAAGGAGCTGCCGCCGCACTTTGTCCACTGTTGGTTTGGCTTCGCTCTTAG
- the bshC gene encoding bacillithiol biosynthesis BshC has translation MDFAAPARSCRRTLSTVGLASLLDETEAILGNAPFAAETMELLRRAYLAEGATMMSATRFLLHHWLGKYGLVVLDASAAALKKEASFLIQNELQHGEQTEALIAAQSRALEQAGFHAQAKPRALNLFYFENGQRKRIIYQAASDTFAIHDSMLQFSPQNMAQEIALHPERFSFNVITRPLYQQYILPNLAYIGGGGEIAYWLQLKTLFEARQIFFRH, from the coding sequence ATGGACTTCGCCGCCCCTGCAAGGAGCTGCCGCCGCACTTTGTCCACTGTTGGTTTGGCTTCGCTCTTAGATGAAACCGAAGCCATATTGGGCAATGCTCCTTTTGCCGCCGAAACGATGGAATTGCTGCGGCGGGCTTATTTGGCGGAGGGGGCAACGATGATGAGTGCCACGCGCTTTTTGCTGCATCATTGGTTAGGAAAATATGGTTTGGTGGTTTTAGATGCCTCTGCCGCCGCCCTCAAAAAAGAGGCTTCTTTTCTGATACAAAACGAATTGCAGCACGGTGAACAAACAGAAGCCCTCATTGCAGCGCAAAGCCGCGCTTTGGAGCAGGCGGGTTTTCATGCACAGGCAAAGCCGCGCGCGCTCAATTTGTTTTATTTTGAAAACGGGCAGCGCAAGCGCATCATTTACCAAGCGGCAAGCGATACTTTTGCTATCCACGACAGTATGTTGCAATTTTCGCCGCAAAATATGGCGCAGGAAATAGCCCTGCACCCCGAGCGTTTTAGTTTTAATGTAATCACGCGCCCTTTGTATCAGCAGTATATATTGCCGAATTTGGCGTATATCGGCGGCGGCGGCGAAATAGCTTATTGGCTACAGTTGAAAACTTTGTTTGAAGCGCGGCAGATTTTTTTCCGGCATTGA